From the genome of Leguminivora glycinivorella isolate SPB_JAAS2020 chromosome Z, LegGlyc_1.1, whole genome shotgun sequence, one region includes:
- the LOC125240568 gene encoding uncharacterized protein LOC125240568, giving the protein MCCCGQNGKNNSVPKKILPKADHKDIGDAMVDKISVEIKEHYRELARCVTAVNKMADTLAHRMASWPPARCEHERCALEYCYETQEHVEHCSNVVKKYVDCVRNILFMRIRCN; this is encoded by the exons ATGTGCTGTTGCGGTCAAAATGGGAAAAATAATTCTGTCCCCAAAAAAATACTTCCGAAGGCGGATCACAAAGATATTGGTGATGCTATGGTCGACAAGATTAGTGTAGAGATCAAG GAACACTATCGAGAGCTGGCGCGGTGCGTGACCGCGGTCAACAAGATGGCGGACACACTCGCCCACCGAATGGCGTCTTGGCCGCCCGCCCGCTGCGAACACGAGAGGTGCGCGCTGGAATACTGCTACGAGACACAGGAACATGTGGAACACTGCTCGAACGTCGTCAAGAAATACGTGGATTGTGTGCGAAATATACTTTTCATGAGGATTAGATGCAATTGA
- the LOC125241275 gene encoding locomotion-related protein Hikaru genki codes for MYISLIILSIIFFGGTIYCEDVQIEFSEDDFKCTLPDVKSEDDKLNVTRFRSDFSKISEVKFPGVIGPLNERLICKIKCIDGNWVGPLCSSTPDGRFQPILRECVYRNDHPLLAISFRNSTIEKETHFPHGATIVARCHSFGLYKMKGDGALRCENGEWAPRFPECVPTTLITNFTSDAPPTILHTVVSGSAVVSVSGELFVYPDSSLRLDCVSKRALGDPEWGWTQALGQHTQGWSEDDGEKETHYRLTLSKMSARHSDQYICASPAGHTNTVQIKVVSVICPPLKISSPRVRQFAQGTRLGHSVHFSCQPGFHLNGSSILVCGADGNWSSLPPTCVETFCPMLNTLGPHLSVVEYNSSYGGRAVFQCAWGYRLVGPPGLECEQDGAWSGDTPRCTPIYCPDPIVPANGRLLTQSSAKHGKYPVGDLVIYSCEDQFQMVGESSIVCTENGFWSHPPPFCLQPSEIRKTDTIYIENTTLVHVDE; via the exons ATGTATATTTCCTTAATTATActatctataatatttttcggaGGAACGATATACTGCGAAGATGTACAAATTGAATTCTCGGAAG ATGATTTTAAATGTACTCTGCCTGATGTCAAAAGTGAAGATGATAAATTAAATGTAACAAGATTCAGGTCTGACTTCTCCAAAATATCTGAG gTTAAATTTCCAGGTGTGATAGGTCCTCTGAATGAGAGACTGATATGCAAGATCAAGTGCATTGACGGGAACTGGGTTGGGCCGCTCTGCTCCAGCACACCAG aTGGCCGGTTTCAGCCAATTCTCCGTGAATGTGTTTACCGCAATGATCACCCATTGTTGGCTATTTCTTTCAGAAATTCCACCATTGAG AAAGAGACACACTTCCCCCACGGCGCCACCATAGTAGCGAGATGCCACAGCTTCGGACTGTACAAGATGAAGGGGGACGGAGCGCTCCGCTGCGAGAACGGCGAATGGGCGCCGCGCTTCCCAGAGTGCGTGCCCACCACGCTCATCACCAACTTCACCA GTGACGCGCCTCCAACGATCCTTCACACAGTCGTCAGTGGCTCAGCAGTAGTGTCCGTATCAGGCGAGCTATTCGTATACCCGGATAGTTCTCTGCGGCTCGACTGCGTGTCGAAACGGGCCCTGGGAGACCCCGAGTGGGGCTGGACACAGGCGCTGGGACAACACACACAAG GCTGGTCCGAGGACGATGGCGAGAAAGAGACGCACTACCGCCTGACGCTGAGCAAGATGTCGGCGCGGCACAGCGACCAGTACATCTGCGCGTCTCCCGCCGGACACACCAACACCGTGCAGATAAAAGTTGTTA GTGTTATATGCCCACCGTTAAAGATATCATCGCCGCGCGTACGACAGTTCGCCCAAGGGACAAGACTCGGGCATTCTGTACACTTCAGCTGCCAGCCGGGCTTCCACCTCAACGGCTCGTCGATCCTCGTCTGTGGAGCAGACG GAAATTGGTCGTCCCTACCCCCAACGTGCGTCGAAACCTTCTGCCCGATGCTCAACACACTGGGACCCCACCTGAGCGTGGTCGAGTACAACTCGTCGTACGGCGGGCGCGCCGTGTTCCAGTGCGCGTGGGGCTACCGGCTCGTGGGGCCGCCCGGGCTCGAGTGCGAACAGGACGGCGCGTGGAGCGGCGACACCCCGCGCTGCACGC cgATATACTGCCCCGACCCAATAGTCCCAGCGAACGGGCGCCTGCTCACACAATCGTCCGCCAAGCACGGCAAATACCCGGTCGGCGACCTAGTGATATACTCATGCGAGGACCAGTTCCAAATGGTCGGGGAGTCCTCCATAGTGTGCACGGAGAATGGGTTCTGGTCGCACCCGCCGCCGTTCTGCCTGCAGCCCTCCGAGATCAGGAAGACGGACACCATTTATATTGAGAACACTACGCTCGTGCATGTTGACGAGTAA
- the LOC125240969 gene encoding muscle M-line assembly protein unc-89 — protein MGNQHSASHPSLKPRKNVHWKSAGRPAAPGKPNIIPIQSDDEPNAITLRWAASAHDGGAPLQGYQVECNRLGSAGWVRTAPPVVARPELVLTGLEPPHRYQFRVAAINAVGLSDYSELSDVLNVGSDRPYNEPPIFYQHLTDVTALENDKTEFRVSFSGIPAPTVSWFKDDYEIFSSRRTAITTTESSSVLIFHQTLPSDEGEIKCTATNRAGHAVSKARLALEAAPKLRYPRQYEDGLLYEINETVYLKMSIVGKPTPTVEWRHDGQPIVVDDRVEITNTPKFSMLKIHSARRSDRGEYQVHASNIIGEDTAAFLVTITAPPDPPRRVTVTRQVDKSVTLDWEPPEDDGGCRIGNYVVEYYRGGWNVWLKATTSRKTNVTLFDLIEGSEYRFRVKAESPYGMSLPSAESAPVRIPGRSVDMEFLAVESRIINQVLTREDGETASVSPAPRRKRAQAAPPSPQPKRRAVTPDKDPTGSNEFMLVLYPDKKEGDKTEKRKSFQLELEDALSPPPLSLSAPELSSRAILPFKALRNAVSSTELLHERAMARFYKAVAMKEEQTKNQKQNSQNTHIPYPTHDTSDIRPIEEQPVLEEPKMNPPQIYIKTDSVENKEYKFSSRQASNDSESSMNKWQNMSFDEDYTASTVSSDAEFSDEGSLNGEMDRRSQYSNEEDTYHPRDKITRPSPSKEYLDEEEEDESEREVLKPLPLPDPNFVPKPILKRREVVQEVKPTPNWLKPVEKHIPKPQPKIEEKHTFGPQSKLDEKQLFGSQPKVAEKHTFGPQTKTDEKRLFSTEIPEEKVKSEPTEKYEMEDRPLSPEPIPMQTQQEEKVTTKGKDKIDTKADVFEKPKQDEKMNLFKKITKMPVQKPSFSFPKILQKKEPEKPPEEKEVNEKPKVTNKVEKKKDEITEEGRTVIEYYDNIVREYKSAKKPSTPLYLNTEDLKHVAEEQEEKREKAAEQKKLVKQTKSAANKTTGKKQIVDKSKIGNSVSKQPKSKQANQTEVKTNPKVVKREKAAPSKSDNKQNEPPEKYTQQIILKTTERATIVIPIDYQELEEQAKVNVRSAIDYMVDVCLLMLAFWVYFFKDERLAIPFLILIIYRQLQETILSDIPEWVRTHTPSWLKKKTS, from the exons ATGGGCAACCAACACTCCGCCTCACACCCCTCTCTCAAGCCCCGGAAAAACGTCCACTGGAAGTCAGCAG GACGTCCGGCGGCGCCCGGAAAGCCGAATATCATCCCGATCCAGTCCGATGATGAACCGAACGCGATCACGCTGCGCTGGGCGGCTTCAGCGCACGACGGTGGCGCGCCGCTGCAGGGCTACCAGGTGGAGTGCAACCGGCTGGGCTCGGCCGGCTGGGTGCGCACGGCGCCGCCCGTCGTCGCGCGCCCCGAGCTCGTGCTCACCGGCCTCGAGCCCCCGCACCGGTACCAGTTCCGCGTCGCCGCCATCAACGCCGTCGGCCTCTCCGACTACAGCGAACTCTCCGACGTTCTCAACGTCGGTTCCGACCGCCCTTATAACGAACCGCCCATTTTCTACCAGCATCTGACCGATGTGACCGCCCTCGAAAATGATAAAACTGAATTCCGAGTCAGCTTCTCGGGCATCCCCGCGCCCACAGTCTCCTGGTTTAAAGACGATTATGAAATATTCAGTAGTAGACGAACGGCGATCACGACGACCGAGTCTTCGAGTGTGCTTATATTCCACCAGACTCTGCCCAGTGACGAGGGCGAAATCAAGTGCACGGCAACAAACCGCGCAGGGCACGCGGTCAGCAAGGCGCGGCTGGCGCTCGAGGCGGCGCCGAAGCTGCGCTACCCCCGCCAATACGAGGACGGTCTGCTTTACGAAATAAACGAAACGGTGTATCTGAAAATGTCTATAGTCGGGAAACCGACACCGACCGTGGAGTGGCGTCACGACGGCCAGCCGATCGTGGTGGACGATCGGGTGGAGATCACGAATACGCCCAAATTTTCGATGTTGAAAATACACTCCGCACGCAGGAGCGACCGCGGAGAATACCAAGTTCACGCGAGCAACATAATCGGCGAGGACACGGCCGCGTTCCTGGTGACCATCACGGCACCGCCGGACCCGCCGCGCCGCGTGACCGTCACTCGACAAGTGGACAAGTCCGTCACGCTCGACTGGGAGCCCCCCGAGGACGACGGCGGCTGCCGCATAGGCAACTACGTCGTCGAGTACTACCGAGGCGGTTGGAATGTATGGCTGAAGGCGACGACCAGTCGCAAGACAAACGTGACTCTTTTTGACCTAATTGAAGGCAGCGAGTACCGTTTTCGCGTGAAAGCAGAGAGTCCGTATGGTATGAGTTTGCCCAGCGCGGAGTCAGCGCCGGTGCGGATCCCGGGCCGCTCGGTCGACATGGAGTTCCTGGCGGTGGAGTCCCGCATCATCAACCAGGTGCTGACGCGCGAGGACGGCGAGACAGCGTCGGTGTCACCGGCGCCGCGTCGCAAGCGCGCGCAAGCCGCGCCGCCTTCTCCGCAGCCTAAACGCCGCGCTGTTACGCCTGACAAGGATCCCACCGGTAGCAACGAATTCATGCTTGTACTATACCCCGACAAGAAGGAGGGCGACAAAACCG AGAAAAGAAAGTCGTTCCAACTGGAGTTAGAGGACGCGTTGTCGCCGCCGCCGCTGTCGCTGTCGGCACCCGAGCTGAGCTCGCGCGCCATCCTGCCCTTCAAGGCGCTGCGCAACGCCGTCAGCTCCACCGAGCTCCTGCACGAGCGCGCCATGGCCCGCTTCTACAAGGCCGTCGCCATGAAAGAAGAACAGACCAAGAACCAAAAACAAAACAGCCAAAACACACACATTCCGTACCCTACACACGACACGAGCGACATCCGACCAATCGAAGAACAACCAGTATTAGAGGAACCGAAGATGAATCCGCCgcaaatatacattaaaaccgACTCGGTCGAGAACAAGGAGTACAAGTTCAGCTCTCGTCAAGCTTCCAACGACTCCGAATCGTCGATGAACAAGTGGCAGAACATGTCGTTTGACGAAGACTACACGGCCAGCACGGTCTCCTCGGATGCTGAGTTCTCCGACGAGGGTAGTCTTAATGGTGAAATGGACAGAAGAAGCCAGTATTCGAACGAGGAGGACACGTACCATCCTCGGGATAAAATTACGCGACCCTCCCCGTCAAAAGAATATCTTGATGAAGAAGAGGAGGACGAATCCGAAAGAGAAGTCTTAAAACCTTTGCCTCTCCCTGATCCTAATTTCGTACCAAAGCCTATACTTAAACGAAGAGAAGTTGTACAGGAAGTTAAACCTACGCCAAATTGGTTGAAACCAGTGGAAAAGCATATACCCAAACCACAGCCAAAAATAGAAGAGAAACATACATTCGGACCACAAAGTAAGCTTGATGAAAAGCAGTTATTTGGATCGCAACCAAAGGTAGCGGAAAAACACACCTTTGGGCCCCAGACAAAGACAGATGAGAAACGTTTGTTTAGTACTGAAATACCAGAAGAAAAAGTTAAAAGTGAACCtacagaaaaatatgaaatggaaGATAGGCCATTATCCCCGGAACCAATACCTATGCAAACACAACAGGAAGAAAAAGTAACAACAAAAGGCAAGGATAAGATTGATACTAAGGCAGATGTTTTTGAAAAGCCTAAACAAGACGAAAAAATGAATCTATTCAAGAAAATCACAAAAATGCCTGTTCAAAAACCTTCATTTTCCTTCCcgaaaatattacaaaagaaaGAACCTGAGAAACCACCTGAAGAGAAGGAAGTGAATGAAAAGCCAAAGGTAACCAATAAAGTAGAAAAGAAAAAAGATGAAATCACAGAAGAAGGTAGAACTGTTATTGAATATTACGATAACATAGTTAGAGAATATAAAAGCGCTAAAAAGCCGTCTACTCCACTCTATCTAAATACAGAAGATCTTAAACATGTCGCAGAAGAGCAAGAAGAAAAGAGAGAGAAGGCAGCTGAACAGAAGAAACTAGTGAAGCAGACGAAATCTGCAGCTAATAAAACCACAGGTAAGAAACAAATAGTAGATAAAAGTAAAATCGGTAACTCCGTTTCCAAACAGCCTAAATCGAAACAAGCTAATCAAACGGAGGTTAAAACTAACCCAAAGGTGGTAAAGCGAGAAAAAGCTGCCCCTTCAAAATCGGACAATAAACAAAACGAACCTCCAGAGAAATATACTCAACAAATTATTCTTAAGACAACAGAACGAGCCACGATCGTAATACCTATTGATTACCAGGAACTGGAAGAACAGGCCAAAGTAAACGTGAGATCCGCGATAGATTACATGGTGGACGTGTGCCTACTGATGCTGGCTTTCTGGGTCTACTTCTTCAAGGACGAGAGGCTGGCTATCCCATTCCTCATACTGATCATCTACCGACAGCTGCAAGAGACGATCCTGTCCGACATCCCCGAGTGGGTGCGGACCCACACTCCCAGCTGGCTCAAGAAAAAAACTTCTTGA
- the LOC125240970 gene encoding cytosol aminopeptidase-like: MLNIKIPHTSSVVTKCARYISQFRIPLNDCKNAMPERKVIDPKACVKRDRGLVLGVYYNEHVAGERAILTAAAAKYNKDNGGKLWKLLELSPIPKLGEARVFFDVDPKYAFVAVAGLGTECYTYNTVERLDEHKEAIRTAAGVGARALQELNPAHIDVESFGNAEAAAEGAELAVWQFTGYRARTFGTHGKIKLHLYDDCDFEGWEIGRIKADSQNLARYLEELPANVLNPTSFAKLVVDLLCELDINVHVKTRGWASAHEMGGFVALSHSSVQPPLYVEVGYFGGNPCKQPVVFIGKGVTFDSGGIQLRSREHLRYMKGDMAGAACVVAIVRAAALLKLPINIRGILPLCEMMPNCMSPKFGDVISNAHEKSVKIRMPAREGRLLIADSLAYARNYWPEYIVDVGTMSEELEHALGNAACACYSNSEDLFRDFEVAGSRTGDRIWRMPLWNFYADRISDVQETDLANTARHFFGDSPNCAAFLRQFVCDGKWVHLDTYNVTYTKGRDFKYLRRGMTGRPTRTIIDLLQLRLCASGEL, encoded by the coding sequence ATGTTAAATATCAAGATCCCCCATACCTCTTCAGTTGTAACAAAATGCGCCAGATACATATCGCAATTCCGGATACCATTGAACGACTGCAAGAATGCCATGCCGGAGCGGAAGGTGATCGACCCTAAAGCGTGCGTGAAGCGAGACCGCGGGCTCGTGCTGGGCGTGTACTACAACGAGCACGTGGCCGGCGAACGCGCCATCctcaccgccgccgccgccaagtACAACAAGGACAACGGCGGCAAACTGTGGAAGCTGCTGGAGCTGTCCCCCATCCCCAAGCTCGGTGAGGCAAGGGTATTTTTTGACGTGGACCCTAAATATGCTTTCGTGGCCGTCGCAGGGCTCGGAACGGAATGCTACACTTACAATACCGTAGAACGGCTGGATGAACACAAGGAGGCCATCCGCACCGCCGCCGGCGTCGGTGCCCGCGCGCTGCAGGAACTTAACCCCGCCCACATCGACGTGGAGTCTTTCGGCAACGCGGAGGCGGCGGCCGAGGGCGCCGAGCTGGCCGTCTGGCAGTTCACCGGGTACAGGGCACGAACTTTCGGTACTCATGGTAAAATCAAACTACACCTCTACGACGATTGCGACTTCGAAGGTTGGGAAATAGGGAGAATTAAGGCAGATTCCCAAAATTTGGCTAGATATTTAGAAGAGTTGCCGGCAAATGTCCTAAACCCGACATCTTTTGCCAAATTAGTCGTCGATCTTCTGTGCGAGCTAGATATAAACGTGCACGTGAAGACGCGAGGATGGGCTTCCGCTCACGAGATGGGCGGATTTGTCGCCCTGAGCCATTCCTCTGTGCAACCGCCACTCTACGTGGAGGTCGGATATTTCGGCGGCAACCCATGTAAGCAGCCGGTGGTGTTCATAGGCAAAGGAGTGACGTTCGACAGCGGCGGTATACAGTTAAGATCGAGAGAGCACCTTCGTTATATGAAAGGCGACATGGCCGGGGCGGCGTGCGTCGTGGCGATCGTTCGCGCGGCCGCTTTGTTGAAACTACCCATCAACATCAGAGGGATACTACCGCTTTGCGAGATGATGCCGAATTGCATGAGTCCGAAATTCGGAGACGTCATTTCCAACGCTCACGAAAAGAGTGTGAAGATTCGTATGCCGGCACGGGAGGGAAGACTGCTCATCGCGGACAGCCTGGCGTACGCCAGGAATTATTGGCCAGAATATATAGTCGACGTGGGCACAATGTCGGAAGAATTGGAGCACGCGCTCGGAAACGCGGCTTGCGCATGTTACTCGAACTCTGAAGATTTGTTCCGCGACTTCGAGGTAGCCGGGAGCAGGACCGGCGATAGGATATGGCGGATGCCGCTGTGGAACTTCTACGCGGACCGAATAAGCGACGTGCAGGAGACGGATCTGGCGAACACGGCGCGACACTTCTTCGGCGACTCTCCCAACTGCGCCGCGTTCCTGCGGCAGTTCGTGTGCGACGGCAAGTGGGTGCACCTCGACACCTACAACGTCACCTACACTAAGGGCCGCGACTTCAAGTACCTGCGCCGCGGCATGACGGGCCGCCCCACCAGGACCATTATCGACCTTCTTCAGCTAAGATTATGTGCTAGCGGCGAACTATAG
- the LOC125241274 gene encoding glycosyltransferase 25 family member, whose translation MRLATQFFSILFIYRLTCTSCNDVSSEKWPTVGISVLVRNKEHTLPYFLSCLTALDYPKDRLYIWIYSDFNEDGSINILEDWAAKHKSDYNEVIITANKTSGTRHDDEKNTVHWSTKHFKHVIRLREEALRYARKKWADFIFMLDADVFLTEKQTLKTLVRKDVPVVAPMLISDGLYSNFWCGMNQNYYYERTEDYKPILTRTEVGCFEVPMVHSAVLISLRREVADVLTYDSAKIKDYGGPVDDIIAFAVNAKYHGINLTVCNDLLYGFVPVPLEDGDDLTQDQEQLLNVKLEAISRGSPLPVLDTFRPLIKYPKRWNFGCDEIYMINLERRKERRELMEMSFEELGMEVTTVKAVDGRNLDLNDLREYSATTMPNYMDPYHKRPMKAGEVGCFLSHYYIWEKIAKQRLGIALVLEDDIHFAPYFRYRFQQLLRELKNLDWDLVYIGRKILQSDDEEYATEHTVRPLYSYWTLGYLLSARGASKLLAAKPLETMLPVDEFLPIMFDQHPNDTWKSYFPNRNLLAFSSAPLLIYPTYYTGDEGYISDTEDSTILGDHSDSGDSGDHGDRGDRGDRGAEYVKNEL comes from the exons ATGCGGCTTGCAACACAATTTTTCTCAATACTTTTCATATACCGCCTTACTTGCACAAGCTGCAACGATGTTTCCAGCGAGAAATGGCCAACAGTGGGCATATCTGTACTGGTTCGCAATAAAGAACATACATTACCCTATTTCCTGAGTTGTCTCACGGCATTGGACTACCCAAAAGACAGACTATACATTTG GATATACAGTGATTTCAATGAAGATGGCAGCATTAATATTCTAGAAGATTGGGCAGCTAAACACAAGTCCGACTACAATGAAGTGATAATAACGGCGAACAAAACCAGTGGGACTCGACATGATGATGAGAAGAATACTGTGCACTGGAGTACGAAGCATTTCAAGCATGTTATACGGCTAAGAGAAGAAGCATTGAGATATGCTAGGAAAAAATGGGCTGATTTTATATTT ATGCTGGACGCTGATGTGTTCCTCACAGAAAAGCAGACTCTCAAAACTCTAGTCCGGAAAGATGTACCCGTAGTAGCCCCTATGCTCATCTCTGACGGCCTCTACTCAAATTTTTG GTGTGGAATGAACCAGAATTACTATTACGAAAGAACGGAGGACTACAAGCCGATCTTAACAAGAACCGAGGTTGGGTGCTTTGAGGTTCCCATGGTGCATTCAGCTGTGCTCATATCGCTGAGGCGTGAGGTGGCCGATGTCCTTACGTATGACAGCGCTAAGATTAAGGATTATGGCGGACCTGTGGATGATATTATAGCGTTTGCTGTCAATGCTAAATATCATG GCATCAACCTAACTGTCTGCAACGACCTCCTATACGGTTTCGTGCCCGTACCCCTAGAAGACGGAGATGACCTAACTCAGGACCAAGAGCAACTTCTCAACGTTAAACTAGAAGCTATCAGTCGAGGCTCACCCTTGCCTGTACTAGATACTTTCAGGCCTTTAATAAAGTATCCTAAGCGCTGGAATTTTGGCTGCGATGAGATATACATGATTAATTTGGAGAGACGGAAGGAAAGGCGGGAGTTGATGGAGATGAGCTTTGAGGAGCTCGGGATGGAGGTGACCACCGTTAAGGCGGTTGATGGAAG GAATCTGGACCTAAATGACTTGAGGGAATATTCTGCCACAACAATGCCCAATTACATGGATCCGTATCACAAGCG accaatgAAAGCAGGCGAGGTCGGATGTTTCCTAAGCCACTACTATATATGGGAAAAG ATAGCAAAGCAACGGCTCGGCATCGCGCTAGTGTTGGAGGATGATATACACTTCGCGCCGTATTTCCGGTACCGCTTCCAGCAGCTGCTGAGGGAACTCAAGAATTTGGACTGGGACCTCGT ATACATTGGCCGTAAAATCCTCCAAAGTGACGACGAGGAATACGCCACGGAGCACACAGTTCGCCCCCTCTACTCCTACTGGACTCTCGGCTATTTACTGAGCGCGCGAGGGGCGTCCAAACTGCTGGCTGCCAAGCCGCTCGAGACTATGTTACCTGTGGACGAGTTCCTGCCCATCATGTTCGACCAGCACCCCAA TGACACATGGAAATCGTACTTCCCCAACCGCAACCTGCTGGCGTTCTCTTCGGCGCCTCTCCTGATCTACCCGACGTACTACACCGGCGACGAAGGCTACATTAGCGACACCGAAGATTCCACCATACTCGGAGATCACAGTGACAGCGGTGACAGCGGTGACCACGGTGACCGCGGCGATCGCGGCGACCGCGGTGCCGAGTACGTCAAGAACGAGCTTTGA